One part of the Streptomyces sp. NBC_00286 genome encodes these proteins:
- a CDS encoding DUF305 domain-containing protein, which produces MKHVGWIAGAAAAVLVAAGGITYAIADGDSGTPVPAADSADAGFARDMAVHHQQAVEMSYIVRDRTEDEEVRRLAYDIAQTQANQRGMLIGWLDLWQLPKVSSDPPMTWMGMGNAPSGEDGALMPGMATDTELKSLEKASGKAAEIRFLQLMYTHHVGGVHMAEGCVKRCEVDVERDLARGMVEAQESEMRLMTDLLKKRGAKPPE; this is translated from the coding sequence ATGAAGCACGTCGGCTGGATCGCCGGAGCCGCCGCGGCCGTCCTCGTGGCGGCCGGCGGGATCACCTACGCGATCGCCGACGGCGACTCGGGCACGCCGGTCCCCGCGGCCGATTCCGCGGACGCGGGGTTCGCGCGTGACATGGCGGTCCACCACCAGCAGGCCGTCGAGATGTCGTACATCGTGCGGGACCGCACCGAGGACGAAGAGGTACGCCGTCTCGCGTACGACATCGCGCAGACGCAGGCCAACCAGCGCGGCATGCTGATCGGCTGGCTGGACCTGTGGCAGCTGCCGAAGGTGTCCTCGGACCCGCCGATGACGTGGATGGGCATGGGCAACGCGCCGTCCGGGGAGGACGGCGCCCTGATGCCCGGGATGGCGACCGACACCGAGCTGAAGTCGCTCGAGAAGGCAAGCGGCAAGGCCGCCGAGATCCGCTTCCTCCAGCTGATGTACACCCATCACGTGGGCGGAGTGCACATGGCCGAGGGCTGCGTGAAGCGCTGCGAGGTCGACGTGGAACGCGACCTCGCGAGGGGCATGGTCGAGGCCCAGGAGTCGGAGATGAGGCTGATGACGGACTTGCTGAAGAAGCGGGGGGCTAAGCCGCCCGAGTAG
- a CDS encoding endonuclease/exonuclease/phosphatase family protein, producing MAQAYKTETGSGGQEPDRREPRLQRLIDALRNDRRIWRRGIILAVFAVLIALVMLLHSQIPNAVGNFGSLNETFLPWLGVFIPLLLGLALLRRSATALIAVLVPAIVWLNLFGGLVFDKTGSGGDLTVATHNVNADNANPAGTARAVAASGADVVALEELTETAVPVYEKALASTYKYHSVQGTVGLWSKYPLSEVKAVDIKLGWTRAMRATVTAPDGQLAVYVAHLPSVRVKIEAGFTARQRDKSADALGDAISDEKLPQAALLGDLNGTMNDRALNGITSQMRSTQGAAGSGFGFSWPASFPMARIDQILVKGVEPVTSWSLPETGSDHLPIAARVKLADTGS from the coding sequence ATGGCGCAGGCGTACAAGACGGAGACGGGCAGCGGCGGGCAGGAGCCCGACCGCAGAGAGCCCCGGCTTCAGCGCCTGATCGACGCCCTGCGCAACGACCGCCGTATCTGGCGTCGAGGCATCATCCTCGCCGTGTTCGCGGTCCTCATCGCCCTCGTGATGCTGCTGCACTCACAGATCCCGAACGCGGTCGGCAACTTCGGCTCCCTCAACGAGACCTTCCTGCCCTGGCTGGGCGTCTTCATCCCGCTGCTGCTCGGCCTCGCCCTGCTGAGGCGGTCCGCGACCGCGCTGATCGCAGTGCTCGTGCCCGCGATCGTCTGGCTCAACCTCTTCGGCGGACTGGTCTTCGACAAGACCGGCAGCGGCGGCGACCTCACCGTCGCCACCCACAACGTCAACGCGGACAACGCGAACCCGGCCGGCACCGCCCGCGCCGTGGCCGCCTCCGGAGCCGACGTGGTGGCCCTGGAGGAGCTGACGGAGACCGCGGTCCCCGTGTACGAGAAGGCCCTCGCCTCGACGTACAAGTACCACTCCGTGCAGGGCACCGTCGGCCTGTGGAGCAAGTACCCGCTGAGCGAGGTCAAGGCCGTCGACATCAAGCTGGGCTGGACCCGTGCCATGCGGGCGACCGTCACCGCGCCGGACGGGCAGCTCGCGGTGTACGTGGCACATCTGCCCTCCGTACGGGTGAAGATCGAGGCCGGGTTCACCGCGCGGCAGCGCGACAAGAGCGCCGACGCCCTGGGTGACGCCATCTCCGACGAGAAGCTGCCGCAGGCCGCCCTGCTCGGCGATCTGAACGGCACGATGAACGACCGTGCGCTCAACGGCATCACCTCGCAGATGCGCTCCACGCAGGGCGCGGCGGGCAGCGGCTTCGGGTTCAGCTGGCCGGCGTCGTTCCCGATGGCGCGGATCGACCAGATCTTGGTGAAGGGCGTCGAGCCGGTCACCTCCTGGTCGCTGCCTGAGACGGGCAGCGACCATCTCCCGATCGCCGCCCGCGTGAAGCTTGCGGACACCGGCTCGTAA
- the panB gene encoding 3-methyl-2-oxobutanoate hydroxymethyltransferase — MTQLSAAQKAPDSSKALYGGKGTRRITVRDLNAAKERGEKWPMLTAYDAMTASVFDEAGIPVMLVGDSAGNCHLGYETTVPVTLDEMTMLSAAVVRGTSRALIVGDLPFGSYQEGPVQALRSATRLVKEAGVGAVKLEGGERSHRQIELLVESGIPVMAHIGLTPQSVNTMGYRVQGRGEEAAAQLLRDAKAVQDAGAFAVVLELVPAELAAEVTRVLHIPTIGIGAGPDTDAQVLVWTDMLGLTSGKVPRFVKQYADLRSVMTQAAQAFAEDVVGGTFPQEEHSVH; from the coding sequence ATGACGCAGCTCTCGGCTGCCCAGAAGGCCCCCGACAGCAGCAAGGCGCTGTACGGAGGGAAGGGCACCCGCCGCATCACTGTCCGCGACCTCAACGCCGCCAAGGAACGCGGCGAGAAGTGGCCCATGCTCACCGCGTACGACGCGATGACCGCGTCCGTCTTCGACGAGGCCGGCATCCCGGTCATGCTCGTCGGCGACTCGGCGGGCAACTGCCACCTCGGGTACGAGACGACCGTGCCCGTCACGCTCGACGAGATGACCATGCTCTCCGCCGCGGTCGTACGGGGCACCTCGCGCGCCCTGATCGTCGGCGACCTGCCTTTCGGGTCGTACCAGGAGGGCCCCGTACAGGCCCTTCGATCCGCCACCCGCCTGGTGAAGGAGGCGGGCGTCGGTGCCGTCAAGCTGGAGGGCGGTGAACGGTCGCACCGCCAGATCGAGTTGCTGGTCGAGTCCGGCATCCCGGTCATGGCGCACATCGGTCTGACCCCCCAGTCCGTGAACACCATGGGCTACCGCGTGCAGGGTCGTGGCGAGGAGGCGGCAGCGCAGCTGCTGCGTGACGCCAAGGCCGTGCAGGACGCGGGCGCGTTCGCGGTCGTGCTCGAACTCGTGCCGGCCGAGTTGGCCGCGGAGGTCACGCGTGTCCTCCACATTCCGACGATCGGGATCGGGGCGGGGCCTGACACCGATGCGCAGGTCCTGGTTTGGACGGACATGCTGGGACTGACGTCCGGGAAGGTGCCGCGCTTTGTGAAGCAGTACGCGGACCTTCGGTCGGTGATGACGCAGGCGGCGCAGGCGTTTGCGGAGGACGTGGTCGGCGGGACGTTCCCGCAGGAGGAGCACTCCGTCCACTGA
- a CDS encoding DUF3105 domain-containing protein, with the protein MGSAKNKASASRKARIEEMRRAEKARERRNRILTITASVVIVGGLVAGGAYLISTQSEDDSSTSSAAQKGKFVTGEDGVRTWNTKLTQGHVAGDVKYAMNPPVGGDHNQVWMNCDGDVYTDEIKKVNAVHSLEHGAVWVTYNSKASDADVKALAEKVEKTPYSLMSPVEDQKDPIMLSAWGAQRTVTSAKDPNVNKFFEKYVQGEQTPEKGAACTGGLAK; encoded by the coding sequence ATGGGTTCCGCGAAGAACAAAGCGTCCGCGTCACGCAAGGCGCGCATAGAGGAGATGCGCCGCGCTGAAAAGGCCCGCGAGCGCCGCAACCGGATCCTCACGATCACCGCCAGCGTGGTCATAGTCGGCGGCCTCGTGGCCGGCGGTGCGTACCTGATAAGCACGCAGTCCGAGGACGACAGCAGCACCTCGTCGGCCGCCCAGAAGGGGAAGTTCGTCACGGGCGAGGACGGCGTCAGGACCTGGAACACGAAGCTGACCCAGGGCCACGTCGCCGGCGACGTCAAGTACGCGATGAATCCCCCGGTGGGCGGCGACCACAACCAGGTGTGGATGAACTGCGACGGCGACGTCTACACCGATGAGATCAAGAAGGTGAACGCCGTGCACTCCCTGGAGCACGGCGCGGTCTGGGTGACGTACAACAGCAAGGCCTCGGACGCGGACGTGAAGGCGCTCGCGGAGAAGGTCGAGAAGACCCCGTACTCGCTGATGAGCCCGGTCGAGGACCAGAAGGACCCGATCATGCTCTCCGCCTGGGGCGCGCAGCGCACGGTGACGAGCGCGAAGGACCCGAACGTGAACAAGTTCTTCGAGAAGTACGTACAGGGCGAGCAGACGCCGGAGAAGGGCGCCGCCTGCACCGGCGGCCTCGCCAAGTAG
- a CDS encoding NAD+ synthase has product MPQLRLALNQIDSTVGDLAGNAESIVRWTRHSAEQGAHLVAFPEMVLTGYPVEDLALRPSFVEASRAALRDLAARLADEGFGGLPVIVGYLDRSEAAQPKFGQPAGAPQNAAAVLHGGEVALTFAKHHLPNYGVFDEFRYFVPGDTLPVVRVHGIDVALAICEDLWQDGGRVPATRTAGAGLLLSVNASPYERDKDDTRLELVRKRAQEAGCTTAYLAMMGGQDELVFDGDSIVVDRNGEVVARAPQFAEGCVVLDLDLPAAAAEPLSGIVDDGMRIEHLVISQDPLPAYEPELAGGYAERLDDDEEVYSALVVGLRAYVAKNGFRSVLIGLSGGIDSALVAAIACDALGPENVYGVSMPSKYSSDHSKGDAAELARRTGLNFRTVPIEPMFDAYMGSLGLTGLAEENLQSRLRGTMLMAISNQEGHIVLAPGNKSELAVGYSTLYGDSVGAYGPIKDVYKSSVFRLAAWRNRAAAERGQTPPIPENSLTKPPSAELRPGQVDTDSLPDYPVLDAILELYVDRDTGADAIVAAGFDRDLVVKTLRMVDAAEYKRRQYPPGTKISAKGFGKDRRLPITNRWREQA; this is encoded by the coding sequence GTGCCTCAACTACGCCTCGCCCTGAACCAGATCGACTCGACCGTCGGCGATCTCGCCGGGAACGCCGAGTCGATCGTCCGCTGGACCCGGCACTCCGCCGAGCAGGGAGCGCATCTGGTGGCGTTCCCGGAGATGGTGCTGACCGGGTATCCCGTCGAGGACCTGGCCCTGCGGCCGTCCTTCGTCGAGGCCTCCCGCGCGGCCCTGCGGGACCTCGCCGCGCGCCTCGCCGACGAGGGCTTCGGCGGACTGCCGGTGATCGTCGGCTACCTCGACCGGTCCGAGGCCGCCCAGCCGAAGTTCGGCCAACCGGCCGGAGCGCCGCAGAACGCCGCCGCCGTGCTGCACGGCGGCGAGGTCGCGCTCACCTTCGCCAAGCACCACCTGCCGAACTACGGCGTCTTCGACGAGTTCCGCTACTTCGTACCCGGCGACACCCTTCCCGTCGTACGGGTCCACGGCATCGACGTCGCCCTCGCCATCTGCGAGGACCTCTGGCAGGACGGCGGGCGCGTACCGGCCACCCGCACCGCCGGGGCCGGGCTGCTGCTCTCCGTCAACGCCTCCCCGTACGAGCGCGACAAGGACGACACCCGTCTCGAGCTGGTGCGCAAGCGGGCGCAGGAGGCCGGCTGCACGACCGCGTATCTCGCCATGATGGGCGGGCAGGACGAGCTGGTCTTCGACGGCGACTCGATCGTGGTCGACCGGAACGGTGAAGTCGTCGCGCGGGCCCCGCAGTTCGCCGAGGGCTGCGTCGTACTCGACCTGGATCTGCCGGCCGCTGCCGCCGAGCCGCTGTCGGGCATCGTCGATGACGGGATGCGCATCGAGCACCTCGTCATCTCCCAGGACCCGCTGCCCGCGTACGAGCCGGAGCTGGCCGGTGGCTACGCGGAGCGGCTGGACGACGACGAAGAGGTGTACTCGGCGCTGGTGGTGGGCCTTCGGGCGTACGTCGCGAAGAACGGTTTCCGTTCCGTGCTGATCGGGCTCTCCGGCGGCATCGACTCCGCGCTCGTGGCCGCGATCGCCTGCGACGCGCTCGGGCCGGAGAACGTGTACGGAGTCTCGATGCCGTCCAAGTACTCCTCGGACCACTCCAAGGGGGACGCGGCCGAGCTGGCGCGGCGGACCGGACTCAACTTCCGGACCGTACCGATCGAGCCGATGTTCGACGCGTATATGGGGTCGCTGGGGCTCACGGGTCTCGCCGAGGAGAACCTCCAGTCGCGGCTGCGCGGCACGATGCTGATGGCGATCTCCAACCAGGAGGGGCACATCGTGCTGGCGCCGGGCAACAAGTCCGAACTGGCGGTGGGCTATTCGACGCTGTACGGAGACTCGGTGGGGGCGTACGGGCCGATCAAGGACGTCTACAAGTCATCGGTCTTCCGGCTGGCCGCGTGGCGCAACCGTGCGGCGGCCGAGCGGGGCCAGACCCCGCCGATCCCCGAGAACTCCCTCACCAAGCCGCCGAGCGCGGAGCTGCGCCCCGGCCAGGTCGACACGGACTCGCTTCCCGACTATCCGGTCCTGGACGCGATCCTGGAGCTCTACGTCGACCGAGACACGGGCGCCGACGCGATCGTCGCGGCCGGCTTCGACCGCGACCTGGTCGTGAAGACCCTGCGCATGGTCGACGCGGCCGAGTACAAGCGGCGCCAGTACCCGCCGGGCACGAAGATCTCAGCGAAGGGCTTCGGCAAGGATCGGCGCTTGCCGATAACGAACCGCTGGCGGGAGCAGGCGTAA
- a CDS encoding MFS transporter: MPLAPLLSLAVGAFGLGTTEFVMMGLLPNVADDLHISIPTAGHLVSAYAIGVVVGAPLLAAVTAKMSRRKVLIGLMALFVAGNALSAFAPDHHWLLAARLLSGLPHGAFFGVGAVVATGLVAPERKARSVSLMFLGLTVANIAGVPVATLMGQHLGWRATFLGVSAIGLAAIASLALLLPHDHTQSPAAGLRGELAALRPLPVWLALATTVAGFGALFSAYSYITPMLTDSAGYADSRVTVLLALFGVGATVGNLLGGRLADHSLRGTLFGGLTALAAVLALFPLLMTTQWSAALAVLLLGMAAFVTGSPLQLMVMEKASAAPSLASSANQAAFNLANAGGALVGGLALAAGFGATSPAVAGAGLAVLGLGVAAVAYAVDRRRVSTHTGRVVAAHVPQRREAARR, from the coding sequence ATGCCCCTGGCACCCCTGCTCTCGCTCGCCGTGGGCGCCTTTGGCCTCGGCACCACCGAATTCGTAATGATGGGCTTGCTGCCCAACGTCGCCGACGACCTGCACATATCCATCCCCACCGCCGGGCACCTCGTCTCGGCGTACGCGATCGGTGTCGTCGTCGGCGCGCCGCTGCTCGCCGCGGTGACGGCGAAGATGTCGCGCCGCAAGGTGCTGATCGGTCTGATGGCGCTGTTCGTCGCGGGCAACGCGCTTTCGGCGTTCGCGCCCGATCACCACTGGCTGCTGGCCGCCCGGCTGCTGAGCGGTCTGCCGCACGGCGCGTTCTTCGGCGTGGGCGCCGTCGTCGCCACCGGCCTGGTCGCTCCCGAGCGCAAGGCGCGCTCGGTCTCGCTGATGTTCCTCGGTCTGACCGTCGCGAACATCGCGGGGGTTCCCGTGGCGACCCTCATGGGCCAGCACCTGGGCTGGCGTGCCACGTTCCTCGGCGTCAGCGCGATCGGGCTCGCGGCCATCGCCTCGCTGGCGCTGCTTCTGCCGCACGACCACACGCAGTCTCCGGCCGCCGGGCTGCGCGGTGAACTGGCCGCGCTGCGCCCGCTTCCCGTCTGGCTCGCTCTCGCGACGACCGTCGCGGGCTTCGGTGCGCTGTTCTCCGCGTACAGCTACATCACGCCGATGCTGACGGACTCCGCCGGGTACGCCGACTCCCGGGTGACCGTGCTGCTGGCGCTGTTCGGCGTCGGTGCCACCGTCGGGAACCTGCTCGGCGGGCGGCTGGCCGACCACTCCCTGCGGGGCACGCTCTTCGGCGGCCTCACGGCGCTGGCCGCGGTGCTTGCACTGTTCCCCCTGCTGATGACCACGCAGTGGAGCGCCGCGCTGGCGGTGCTCCTGCTCGGCATGGCGGCCTTCGTCACCGGCTCGCCGCTCCAGCTGATGGTCATGGAGAAGGCCTCTGCGGCGCCTTCGCTCGCCTCCTCGGCGAACCAGGCCGCGTTCAATCTTGCCAACGCGGGTGGTGCGCTTGTCGGCGGGCTCGCTCTGGCGGCGGGCTTCGGGGCGACGTCGCCGGCGGTGGCGGGTGCGGGGCTCGCGGTGCTGGGGCTTGGGGTCGCGGCGGTCGCGTACGCGGTGGACCGGCGGCGGGTGTCGACGCACACCGGTCGTGTGGTGGCCGCACATGTACCGCAGCGACGGGAGGCGGCTCGCCGCTGA
- a CDS encoding MFS transporter, with translation MTTPAATEPRVPEAVHRRRWLILGVLMLSLLIVVLDNSILNVAIKTISTPAPTGLGATQSELEWAINAYTLVFAGLLFTAGLLGDRLGRKKVLLGGLVVFGGASALAAFSGSPEQLIGFRALMGFGAAFVMPATLAVLMNVFERDEQPKAIGIWAGGVGLAIAIGPITGGVLLDHFWWGSVFLINVPIVILALGLMLWLVPDSRDPKPGRIDPVGVLLSVVGLVLLVYGIIKGGQLADFTDVEVLATMGAGLAVLVGFVWYEKRIDHPSIDVTYFKNRVFSAAIGAIGLVFFALMGVTFFAVFYTQTVRGYSPFQTGLLMLPLAAAQLTFAPRARLVVDRFGYRVTTAGGMLLIAATLAAFTFLDADTPIWILEVIFFLMGTGMAHVMTPTSVVIMQTMPREKAGSASALSNTFRQVGGALGIAVLGSVLSASYRSGIEDKLTLLPADLRHHAGESIEATLGAAAKLGPQGEALVTPAHDAFLHAMHLTALGGAGVALVGTLVVALFLPGREPASKEPGGEETELVAAEH, from the coding sequence ATGACTACTCCCGCCGCCACCGAGCCCCGTGTACCGGAGGCCGTGCATCGGCGTCGCTGGCTGATCCTCGGCGTGCTGATGCTGAGCCTGCTGATCGTCGTACTCGACAACTCGATCCTGAACGTCGCGATCAAGACCATCTCTACGCCCGCCCCGACCGGTCTTGGCGCCACCCAGAGCGAGCTCGAGTGGGCCATCAACGCGTACACGCTCGTCTTCGCGGGACTGCTGTTCACCGCCGGCCTCCTCGGCGACCGGCTCGGTCGCAAGAAGGTGCTGCTCGGCGGGCTCGTCGTCTTCGGCGGTGCCTCGGCGCTCGCCGCCTTCTCCGGCTCACCGGAGCAGCTCATCGGCTTTCGCGCCCTGATGGGGTTCGGTGCCGCCTTCGTGATGCCCGCGACCCTCGCCGTCCTCATGAACGTCTTCGAGCGGGACGAGCAGCCGAAGGCCATCGGCATCTGGGCGGGCGGCGTCGGACTCGCCATCGCGATCGGGCCCATCACCGGAGGGGTGCTGCTCGATCATTTCTGGTGGGGGTCCGTGTTCCTCATCAACGTCCCGATCGTGATCCTCGCGCTCGGGCTCATGCTGTGGCTGGTCCCCGACTCCCGCGACCCGAAGCCCGGCCGGATCGACCCGGTGGGCGTACTGCTGTCCGTCGTCGGGCTCGTCCTGCTCGTGTACGGCATCATCAAGGGCGGCCAGCTCGCCGACTTCACCGACGTCGAGGTGCTGGCGACCATGGGCGCCGGACTCGCCGTACTCGTCGGATTCGTCTGGTACGAGAAGCGCATCGACCACCCGTCCATCGACGTCACATACTTCAAGAACCGGGTCTTCTCGGCGGCGATCGGCGCCATAGGGCTGGTCTTCTTCGCTCTGATGGGCGTGACGTTCTTCGCGGTCTTCTACACGCAGACCGTGCGCGGCTACTCGCCTTTCCAGACCGGCCTGCTGATGCTGCCGCTGGCCGCGGCGCAGCTCACCTTCGCGCCGCGCGCCCGACTGGTCGTCGACCGCTTCGGCTACCGGGTCACGACCGCCGGCGGCATGCTGCTCATCGCCGCGACGCTGGCCGCGTTCACCTTCCTGGACGCCGATACGCCGATCTGGATCCTGGAGGTCATCTTCTTCCTGATGGGCACCGGGATGGCCCACGTCATGACACCCACCAGCGTCGTGATCATGCAGACGATGCCCCGCGAGAAGGCCGGTTCCGCCTCCGCGCTCAGCAACACCTTCCGCCAGGTCGGCGGCGCCCTGGGGATCGCCGTACTCGGCTCGGTCCTGTCCGCGTCGTACCGCTCGGGCATCGAGGACAAGCTCACCCTGCTGCCCGCGGACCTGCGGCACCACGCGGGCGAGTCCATCGAGGCCACCCTCGGCGCCGCCGCGAAGCTCGGGCCCCAGGGCGAGGCCCTGGTCACCCCGGCGCACGACGCCTTCCTGCACGCCATGCATCTCACCGCCCTCGGCGGAGCCGGAGTCGCCCTCGTCGGAACCCTCGTCGTGGCGCTGTTCCTGCCCGGCCGGGAACCGGCCTCGAAGGAGCCCGGGGGAGAGGAAACCGAACTGGTGGCTGCCGAGCACTGA
- a CDS encoding pyridoxamine 5'-phosphate oxidase family protein translates to MEPLAELDARYSSEDATAPPWPEAEAMLAAAELFWISTVRPDGRPHVTPLPAVWSEGALHFCTGPEERKARNLERNANVVLTTGTNTWNKGYDLVVEGEAVRVTDDGRLRELAAAWEEKYGSFWHFEVREGYFHHGAGHAVVFSVAPRVVLGFGKGEPFSQTRWRFE, encoded by the coding sequence ATGGAACCACTGGCCGAACTCGACGCCCGCTACAGCAGCGAAGACGCGACCGCACCCCCCTGGCCGGAGGCGGAGGCGATGCTCGCAGCGGCCGAGCTGTTCTGGATCTCGACGGTACGGCCCGACGGGCGGCCGCATGTCACACCGCTGCCCGCGGTGTGGTCCGAGGGCGCGCTGCACTTCTGCACCGGGCCGGAGGAGCGCAAGGCGCGGAACCTGGAGCGGAACGCGAACGTCGTGCTGACCACCGGCACCAACACCTGGAACAAGGGTTACGACCTGGTGGTGGAGGGCGAGGCGGTCCGGGTCACCGACGACGGCCGGCTGCGGGAACTGGCCGCCGCGTGGGAGGAGAAGTACGGCAGTTTCTGGCACTTCGAGGTACGGGAGGGGTATTTCCACCACGGTGCCGGACACGCCGTCGTCTTTTCGGTGGCGCCCCGGGTCGTTTTGGGCTTCGGTAAGGGGGAGCCGTTCAGTCAGACCCGCTGGCGGTTCGAGTGA
- a CDS encoding TetR/AcrR family transcriptional regulator: MDLAEQGAGRGGAVRGRPRSESVERSIIEGVIGLLEDGVPLAEISIERVARTAGVGKATIYRRWSDREELFCDVMRAAEQADPELPGTSMRDDLIALLESIRRRGLASRTSALVHNVFAQMKSSPKLWSSYHANVIEPRRRLTYEVLRRGQEDGELRSDVDVELIGDLFSGPMLVRTVMRPDAELPENLAENIVDAVLEGLRPTKS; encoded by the coding sequence GTGGACCTCGCGGAGCAGGGGGCCGGACGGGGTGGGGCAGTGAGAGGGCGCCCGCGCAGTGAGAGCGTGGAGCGCTCCATCATCGAGGGCGTCATCGGGCTGCTGGAGGACGGCGTCCCGCTCGCGGAGATCTCCATCGAGCGCGTCGCCCGCACCGCGGGCGTGGGCAAGGCCACCATCTACCGCCGCTGGAGCGACCGCGAGGAGCTCTTCTGCGACGTCATGCGCGCCGCCGAGCAGGCCGACCCGGAGCTGCCCGGCACCTCGATGCGCGACGACCTGATCGCCCTCCTGGAGTCGATACGCAGGCGCGGCCTGGCCAGCCGCACCTCGGCACTCGTGCACAACGTCTTCGCCCAGATGAAGAGCAGCCCCAAGCTGTGGAGCTCGTACCACGCGAACGTGATCGAGCCACGGCGCCGGCTCACCTACGAAGTGCTGCGCCGCGGCCAGGAGGACGGCGAACTCCGTTCCGACGTGGATGTCGAGCTGATCGGCGACCTGTTCAGCGGCCCCATGCTCGTACGCACCGTCATGCGCCCCGACGCCGAACTCCCCGAGAACCTCGCCGAGAACATCGTCGACGCCGTCCTGGAGGGACTGCGCCCCACCAAGTCGTAG
- a CDS encoding VOC family protein, producing the protein MEYTLEVIPLPVSDIDRARDFYRDKVGFHVDIDQEVMPGMRIVQLTPPGSGCSIALGDTLWETMDGPTPAPGSYQGLQLCVTDIKAAHAELTDRGLEVSDPVQYTPEDGATFMHFKDPDGNGWSIQEYRRRATEPLHELLAEQRRQRES; encoded by the coding sequence ATGGAGTACACGCTCGAAGTGATCCCGCTGCCCGTGAGCGACATCGACCGGGCCCGCGACTTCTACCGGGACAAGGTGGGCTTCCACGTCGACATCGACCAGGAGGTCATGCCCGGCATGCGCATCGTCCAGCTGACGCCTCCGGGCTCCGGCTGCTCGATCGCCCTCGGCGACACCCTCTGGGAGACGATGGACGGCCCGACGCCGGCCCCCGGCTCGTACCAGGGCCTTCAGCTGTGCGTCACGGACATCAAGGCGGCCCACGCCGAACTGACCGACCGCGGCCTGGAGGTCTCCGACCCGGTGCAGTACACCCCGGAGGACGGAGCCACCTTCATGCACTTCAAGGACCCGGACGGCAACGGCTGGTCCATCCAGGAGTACCGCCGCCGGGCCACGGAGCCCTTGCACGAACTGCTGGCCGAGCAGAGGCGGCAGCGGGAGAGCTGA
- the glnA gene encoding type I glutamate--ammonia ligase, producing the protein MDKQQEFVLRTLEERDIRFVRLWFTDVLGFLKSVAVAPAELEQAFDEGIGFDGSAIEGFARVYESDMIAKPDPSSFQVLPWRAEAPGTARMFCDILMPDGSPSFADPRYVLKRALAKTSDLGFTFYTHPEIEFFLLKDRPLDGSRPTPADNSGYFDHTPQNVGMDFRRQAITMLESMGISVEFSHHEGAPGQQEIDLRYADALSTADNIMTFRLVMKQVALEQGVQATFMPKPFSEHPGSGMHTHLSLFEGDRNAFYESGSEYQLSKVGRSFIAGLLKHAAEIAAVTNQWVNSYKRIWGGAARTAGAGGEAPSYICWGHNNRSALVRVPMYKPGKTGSARVEVRSLDSGANPYLAYAALLAAGLKGIEEGYELPPGAEDDVWALTDAERRAMGIEPLPQNLGEALSLMERSDLVAETLGEHVFDFFLRNKRQEWEEYRSEVTAFELRKNLPVL; encoded by the coding sequence ATGGACAAGCAGCAGGAGTTCGTACTCCGGACCCTGGAGGAGCGCGACATCCGGTTCGTACGGCTGTGGTTCACGGACGTGCTGGGCTTCCTCAAGTCCGTGGCCGTGGCCCCGGCCGAGCTGGAGCAGGCCTTCGACGAGGGCATCGGCTTCGACGGTTCCGCGATCGAGGGCTTCGCCCGGGTCTACGAGTCCGACATGATCGCCAAGCCGGACCCGTCGAGCTTCCAGGTCCTGCCGTGGCGCGCGGAGGCCCCCGGTACGGCCCGTATGTTCTGCGACATCCTCATGCCGGACGGCTCCCCGTCCTTCGCGGACCCGCGGTACGTACTGAAGCGCGCCCTCGCCAAGACCTCCGACCTGGGCTTCACCTTCTACACCCACCCGGAGATCGAGTTCTTCCTGCTGAAGGACCGCCCGCTGGACGGCTCGCGCCCGACGCCCGCCGACAACTCCGGCTACTTCGACCACACCCCGCAGAACGTCGGCATGGACTTCCGCCGCCAGGCGATCACGATGCTGGAGTCGATGGGCATCTCGGTCGAGTTCTCGCACCACGAGGGCGCGCCGGGCCAGCAGGAGATCGACCTCCGCTACGCGGACGCGCTGTCCACCGCCGACAACATCATGACGTTCCGCCTGGTCATGAAGCAGGTGGCGCTGGAGCAGGGCGTCCAGGCGACGTTCATGCCGAAGCCGTTCTCCGAGCACCCGGGCAGCGGCATGCACACCCACCTCTCGCTCTTCGAGGGCGACCGGAACGCGTTCTACGAGTCGGGTTCGGAGTACCAGCTCTCCAAGGTGGGCCGCTCCTTCATCGCGGGCCTGCTGAAGCACGCCGCCGAGATCGCGGCGGTCACGAACCAGTGGGTCAACTCGTACAAGCGCATCTGGGGCGGCGCAGCCCGCACCGCCGGCGCCGGCGGTGAGGCTCCCTCGTACATCTGCTGGGGCCACAACAACCGCTCGGCCCTGGTCCGCGTGCCGATGTACAAGCCCGGCAAGACCGGCTCCGCGCGGGTCGAGGTCCGCTCCCTGGACTCGGGCGCGAACCCGTACCTGGCCTACGCGGCCCTGCTGGCCGCCGGCCTCAAGGGCATCGAGGAGGGTTACGAGCTCCCGCCGGGCGCCGAGGACGACGTCTGGGCCCTCACGGACGCCGAACGCCGCGCGATGGGCATCGAGCCGCTGCCGCAGAACCTCGGCGAGGCCTTGTCTCTGATGGAACGCAGCGACCTGGTCGCCGAGACCCTGGGCGAGCACGTCTTCGACTTCTTCCTGCGCAACAAGCGGCAGGAGTGGGAGGAGTACCGCAGCGAGGTCACGGCCTTCGAGCTGCGGAAGAACCTGCCGGTTCTGTAG